A window of Rhododendron vialii isolate Sample 1 chromosome 11a, ASM3025357v1 contains these coding sequences:
- the LOC131308781 gene encoding serine/threonine-protein kinase SRK2A — protein MEKYELVKDIGSGNFGVARLMRNKETKELVAMKYIERGLKIDENVAREIINHRSLRHPNIIRFKELVLTPTHLAIVMEYAAGGELFERICSAGRFSEDEARYFFQQLISGVSYCHSMQICHRDLKLENTLLDGSPAPRLKICDFGYSKSSLLHSRPKSTVGTPAYIAPEVLSRREYDGKLADVWSCGVTLYVMLVGAYPFEDQEDPKNFRKTIQRIMAVNYKIPDYVHISQDCRHLLSRIFVANSARRITIKEIKSHPWFLKNLPRELTEPAQAIYYRKENPSFSLQTVEDIMKIVEEARTPPPVSRSIGGFGWGGEEDEGKEEEEAEEAEEDDDDEDEYDKRVKEVHASGEFHLT, from the exons ATGGAGAAGTACGAGCTTGTGAAGGATATAGGGTCTGGGAATTTCGGAGTGGCGAGGCTTATGAGGAATAAGGAGACCAAAGAGCTTGTTGCCATGAAGTACATCGAAAGAGGCCTCAAG ATTGATGAGAATGTGGCAAGGGAGATCATAAACCACAGATCGCTCCGTCATCCTAATATAATCCGATTCAAAGAG TTGGTTTTGACTCCAACCCATCTTGCTATTGTCATGGAGTATGCGGCGGGTGGGGAGCTATTCGAGCGAATCTGCAGTGCCGGAAGATTCAGCGAAGATGAG GCTAGGTACTTCTTCCAGCAGCTTATTTCCGGAGTCAGCTACTGTCACTCCATG CAAATATGCCACAGAGATTTGAAGCTCGAAAACACGCTGTTGGATGGAAGCCCTGCACCACGGCTGaaaatttgtgattttggtTACTCCAAG TCATCTCTACTGCATTCGAGACCCAAATCAACTGTTGGCACTCCTGCATATATCGCTCCGGAGGTTCTTTCTAGGAGAGAATATGATGGCAAG TTAGCGGATGTATGGTCATGTGGGGTGACTCTATATGTAATGCTGGTGGGAGCATATCCTTTTGAAGATCAAGAAGACCCCAAGAACTTCAGAAAGACTATCCAA AGAATAATGGCTGTCAATTACAAGATCCCCGACTATGTCCATATTTCTCAAGATTGTAGACATCTCCTGTCTCGTATATTTGTCGCTAATTCAGCCCGG AGGATCACTATTAAGGAAATCAAAAGCCATCCATGGTTCCTGAAGAACTTGCCAAGGGAACTAACTGAACCAGCTCAAGCCATCTATTACAGGAAAGAAAATCCTAGCTTTTCCCTCCAAACAGTGGAGGACATCATGAAAATTGTTGAAGAGGCTAGAACTCCTCCTCCAGTCTCCCGCTCAATTGGAGGTTTTGGCTGGGGAGGGGAAGAAGATGAaggaaaggaggaagaagaggcagAAGAAGCCGAggaagacgacgacgacgaagatGAATACGATAAGAGAGTTAAGGAGGTACATGCAAGTGGAGAGTTTCATCTCACTTGA
- the LOC131308775 gene encoding pentatricopeptide repeat-containing protein At2g17210, which yields MRFPIISSGWKLPNWFSRIKESSSDGKWQEVFAHYREMKKAGVQLTDPSLFHPIVKACSFLPFKHGQSVHACLIKQGLESFPSMGNSIMDFYVKSGAFHSARHVFDSMRSRESVSWNIMIHGQLHRGALEEGLWLFMQGRNDGFESNTATLVLVIHACRSLRATHEGLKMHGFVIIRGFWAIVSVQNSLLSFYSDIEIEIAHKLFDEMCGRDLISWSVMIGGYVQSGEAVVAFMLFRKMVCNNEIVMDGQIMVNVIKACIHMGKVSIARLVHGFVICRGLGYDVFVAGSLVDMYAKCDDIESASKVFREMPMRNNVSWNSLLAGFISNEKYSEALSLFDSMSKEGIEADEVTLVNLLQTCKHFCDPIHCKCIHSVIIRRGYEVNDLVLSSLIDAYAKGNLITFAWNVFHQAKRRDTVTWSTMIAGFTHCGMPDEAIAIFQEMNETQNKPNAITVLNLLEACSVSAELKRSKSAHAVAIRRGLAPDVAVGTAILDMYSKCGAIESSERVFEQLPQSNIISWGAMIAAYGMNGLPHSALALFHELKTHGLKPNPVTTLSVLSACSHGGLIEEGLLFFDELVKDDVGQLRLEHYSCVVDLLARGGKLDIAMELIKKMAVSGPNPGASAWGALLSGCRSHGNRELGSDAVSRVVELEPCSSAGYLLALSMYAAGGRWSDAARMRWLVKERGVRMVTGYSLVHVSSNNKAFKFVAGDNNNKHYPFSGELCLVSEQLHSCMKFDDTHIHI from the coding sequence ATGCGATTCCCAATTATTTCCTCAGGCTGGAAGCTTCCCAATTGGTTTTCGAGGATCAAAGAATCATCATCTGATGGGAAATGGCAAGAAGTGTTCGCCCATTACCGGGAAATGAAGAAAGCTGGAGTTCAATTGACAGACCCTTCCCTGTTCCATCCTATTGTTAAAGCATGCTCATTCCTCCCCTTCAAACATGGACAGTCTGTCCATGCTTGTTTAATTAAGCAGGGGTTAGAATCATTCCCTTCTATGGGGAATTCTATCATGGATTTTTACGTGAAATCTGGAGCCTTCCATTCTGCACGGCACGTTTTTGATAGCATGAGGAGCAGAGAATCAGTATCATGGAATATAATGATTCATGGTCAACTTCATCGCGGTGCTCTTGAGGAAGGTTTGTGGTTGTTTATGCAAGGCAGGAATGATGGATTTGAGTCCAACACTGCTACCTTGGTGCTCGTAATTCATGCGTGTCGGAGTCTCAGGGCTACTCATGAAGGACTGAAAATGCATGGTTTTGTAATCATAAGAGGTTTTTGGGCTATTGTTTCAGTTCAGAATTCTCTTTTGAGTTTTTATTCTGACATTGAAATAGAGATTGCGCACAAgctgtttgatgaaatgtgTGGAAGAGATTTGATTTCTTGGAGCGTTATGATTGGGGGCTATGTGCAATCTGGGGAAGCTGTGGTTGCTTTCATGTTGTTCCGTAAGATGGTATGCAATAATGAAATTGTAATGGATGGGCAAATAATGGTAAATGTAATCAAGGCCTGCATTCACATGGGGAAAGTTAGCATTGCAAGGTTAGTCCATGGGTTTGTGATCTGTAGAGGTTTGGGTTACGATGTATTTGTTGCAGGCTCTTTAGTGGATATGTATGCAAAGTGCGATGATATAGAATCTGCATCAAAAGTATTCAGGGAGATGCCTATGAGGAATAATGTTTCGTGGAACTCTCTCTTAGCCGGATTTATCAGTAATGAGAAGTATTCAGAAGCTCTATCGCTGTTTGATTCGATGTCTAAGGAAGGAATTGAGGCTGATGAGGTGACTCTGGTGAATCTTCTTCAAACATGCAAACATTTTTGTGATCCAATTCACTGCAAGTGCATTCATTCTGTAATAATCCGGCGGGGTTATGAAGTGAATGATTTAGTCCTAAGttctttgattgatgcctatgcAAAAGGTAATCTCATTACATTTGCATGGAACGTATTCCATCAGGCGAAGAGAAGAGATACAGTCACTTGGAGCACGATGATTGCAGGATTCACCCATTGTGGCATGCCCGATGAAGCCATTGCCATATTCCAAGAGATGAACGAAACACAAAACAAGCCCAATGCCATTACTGTGCTAAATCTTCTTGAGGCTTGCTCCGTTTCTGCTGAACTGAAAAGATCAAAATCGGCTCACGCCGTTGCAATCCGTAGAGGCTTGGCACCAGATGTAGCTGTTGGAACTGCAATTCTGGACATGTACTCTAAATGCGGGGCAATAGAATCCTCAGAAAGGGTGTTCGAACAGCTACCCCAGTCAAACATTATATCATGGGGTGCCATGATTGCAGCATATGGTATGAATGGCCTTCCGCATTCTGCCCTAGCTTTGTTTCACGAATTGAAAACCCACGGATTGAAGCCAAACCCAGTAACAACTCTCTCGGTATTATCCGCATGCAGCCACGGGGGATTGATCGAGGAgggacttttattttttgatgagTTGGTTAAAGATGACGTGGGTCAGCTGAGGTTAGAACATTACTCATGCGTTGTGGACTTGTTGGCTAGGGGTGGGAAGCTTGACATTGCGATGGAGTTGATAAAGAAAATGGCTGTTAGTGGTCCAAACCCAGGTGCAAGTGCTTGGGGGGCGTTGTTGAGTGGATGTAGGAGTCATGGGAATAGGGAGCTTGGTTCAGATGCTGTTTCTAGAGTTGTTGAGTTGGAGCCGTGTAGCTCGGCGGGATATTTGCTTGCATTGAGCATGTATGCGGCTGGTGGGCGGTGGAGTGACGCGGCAAGGATGAGGTGGCTGGTGAAGGAGAGAGGGGTGAGGATGGTGACCGGCTATAGTTTGGTGCATGTTAGCAGTAATAACAAGGCGTTTAAG
- the LOC131308776 gene encoding probable galacturonosyltransferase 3 isoform X1, with protein sequence MMTTRWRRFFKLLILCVFLATPQISHAGADLSDTRTIRKRDQKSYWSLYDCPQCVGKKARQEQGHVKSASGSSPPDEKDIDIIVTYTDTSGSVRIRTVKSRDLSASWIWRSPTDENTDHQNSSQALEESFQTDVRFGDNVEHSTASHLLGREMPQPQTSTMNPVKLKRRLLRQQRRDLRTAELIRQDKEIDNQLQAAAIKRARELDTTVKGRYSIWRIEYQNPNSDSTLKLMRDQIIMAKAYASIAKANNETGLYDSLMQSSRESQHAIGDARSDAELQPSALDRAKAMGHTLSIAKDQLYDCLIVARKLRAMLQSTEANVNLLRKKSAFLIQLAAKIVPKPLHCLPLQLTTDYYLQGFQNSGFPNKDKLEDTSLFHYAIFSDNVLATSVVVNSTLVHAKEPEKHVFHIVTDKLNFAAMKMWFLVNPPVGAAIQVENVDDFTWLNSSYCPVLRQLESARMKEYYFKANQASSLSVGSDNLKYRNPKYLSMLNHLRFYLPEVYPKLDKILFLDDDIVVRKDLTPLWSVNLRGMVNGAVETCKESFHRFDKYLNFTNPKISENFHPNSCGWAFGMNVFDLKEWRKQDITGIYHHWQDLNEDRTLWKLGTLPPGLITFYNLTYPLERSWHALGLGYDPALNQTAIENAAVVHYNGNYKPWLDLAITKYKSYWSRYVMFDNSYLQLCNISG encoded by the exons ATGATGACAACTCGTTGGAGAAGATTCTTTAAGTTGCTAATTCTCTGCGTCTTTCTG GCCACGCCTCAAATTTCCCATGCTGGAGCAGATTTATCAGATACTCGAACCAT CAGGAAAAGAGATCAGAAATCATACTGGTCATTGTATGACTGTCCTCAATGTGTTGGCAAAAAG GCTAGACAGGAACAAGGTCATGTGAAATCTGCTTCAGGTAGCAGCCCTCCGGATGAAAAG GATATTGACATTATTGTGACTTATACCGACACTTCTGGATCTGTTCGAATTAGGACTGTGAAATCTAGGGATCTATCAGCTTCCTGGATCTGGAGAAGTCCGACAGATGAAAACACTGACCATCAGAATAGTTCCCAG GCACTAGAAGAGTCATTTCAAACTGATGTGAGATTTGGAGATAATGTTGAGCATTCCACTGCCAGTCATCTTTTGGGACGTGAAATGCCACAGCCACAAACATCTACCATGAACCCAGTGAAGCTTAAGCGTCGG TTGTTACGGCAGCAGAGGAGGGATCTTCGTACTGCGGAGCTAATTCGACAAGATAAAGAGATTGATAACCAGTTGCAAGCAGCTGCTATTAAACGAGCTAGAGAGCTTGACACCACTGTCAAGGGTAGGTACAGTATATGGAGAATAGAATATCAGAACCCTAACTCTGATTCAACCTTGAAACTTATGCGCGATCAGATCATCATGGCGAAAGCTTATGCAAGTATTGCGAAAGCTAATAATGAAACTGGTCTATATGACTCTCTTATGCAAAGTTCCAGGGAAAGTCAACATGCCATTGGAGATGCACGTTCTGATGCTGAGCTTCAGCCGAG TGCTCTTGATCGTGCAAAAGCAATGGGCCACACCCTGTCAATAGCCAAGGACCAACTATATGACTGTCTCATAGTAGCAAGGAAGTTAAGGGCCATGCTTCAATCTACTGAAGCGAATGTAAATTTGCTGAGGAAGAAGAGTGCATTCTTAATCCAGCTAGCTGCAAAAATAGTCCCTAAACCCTTGCATTGTCTTCCTCTACAGCTTACAACAGACTATTACCTTCAGGGTTTTCAAAACAGTGGCTTTCCCAACAAAGATAAACTAGAAGATACTTCTCTCTTCCATTATGCTATTTTTTCTGATAATGTTCTTGCTACATCTGTGGTTGTCAATTCTACTTTGGTACATGCAAAGGAACCCGAAAAGCATGTATTCCATATTGTAACGGATAAACTGAATTTTGCGGCCATGAAAATGTGGTTTCTAGTCAACCCTCCTGTGGGAGCAGCCATCCAAGTTGAGAATGTTGATGATTTCACATGGCTAAATTCCTCTTACTGTCCTGTGCTACGGCAACTGGAATCTGCTCGAATGAAAGAATATTACTTTAAGGCAAATCAAGCATCTTCCCTGTCTGTTGGATCTGACAATCTCAAATATAGgaatccaaaatatttgtccatgCTGAATCACCTTAGATTTTACCTTCCTGAAGTTTACCCAAAGCTGGATAAAATCCTGTTTTTGGATGATGATATTGTAGTTCGGAAGGATCTGACACCTCTTTGGTCTGTAAATCTGAGAGGGATGGTGAACGGTGCAGTTGAGACCTGTAAGGAGAGTTTTCACAGATTTGACAAGTATCTAAACTTTACCAATCCAAAGATCTCTGAGAATTTTCATCCAAATTCTTGTGGCTGGGCGTTTGGAATGAATGTTTTTGACTTGAAGGAGTGGAGGAAGCAAGACATTACAGGAATATATCATCATTGGCAAGACCTG AATGAGGATAGAACTCTTTGGAAACTTGGGACATTGCCTCCTGGACTGATAACTTTCTATAACCTGACTTATCCACTAGAGCGGAGCTGGCATGCGTTGGGTCTTGGCTACGATCCTGCCCTTAATCAAACAGCAATAGAGAATGCAGCTGTGGTGCATTACAATGGAAACTACAAGCCGTGGTTGGATCTAGCTATCACTAAGTACAAGTCATACTGGTCTAGATATGTTATGTTTGATAATTCTTATCTTCAACTTTGCAACATTAGTGGATAA
- the LOC131308776 gene encoding probable galacturonosyltransferase 3 isoform X2, translated as MMTTRWRRFFKLLILCVFLATPQISHAGADLSDTRTMKRDQKSYWSLYDCPQCVGKKARQEQGHVKSASGSSPPDEKDIDIIVTYTDTSGSVRIRTVKSRDLSASWIWRSPTDENTDHQNSSQALEESFQTDVRFGDNVEHSTASHLLGREMPQPQTSTMNPVKLKRRLLRQQRRDLRTAELIRQDKEIDNQLQAAAIKRARELDTTVKGRYSIWRIEYQNPNSDSTLKLMRDQIIMAKAYASIAKANNETGLYDSLMQSSRESQHAIGDARSDAELQPSALDRAKAMGHTLSIAKDQLYDCLIVARKLRAMLQSTEANVNLLRKKSAFLIQLAAKIVPKPLHCLPLQLTTDYYLQGFQNSGFPNKDKLEDTSLFHYAIFSDNVLATSVVVNSTLVHAKEPEKHVFHIVTDKLNFAAMKMWFLVNPPVGAAIQVENVDDFTWLNSSYCPVLRQLESARMKEYYFKANQASSLSVGSDNLKYRNPKYLSMLNHLRFYLPEVYPKLDKILFLDDDIVVRKDLTPLWSVNLRGMVNGAVETCKESFHRFDKYLNFTNPKISENFHPNSCGWAFGMNVFDLKEWRKQDITGIYHHWQDLNEDRTLWKLGTLPPGLITFYNLTYPLERSWHALGLGYDPALNQTAIENAAVVHYNGNYKPWLDLAITKYKSYWSRYVMFDNSYLQLCNISG; from the exons ATGATGACAACTCGTTGGAGAAGATTCTTTAAGTTGCTAATTCTCTGCGTCTTTCTG GCCACGCCTCAAATTTCCCATGCTGGAGCAGATTTATCAGATACTCGAACCAT GAAAAGAGATCAGAAATCATACTGGTCATTGTATGACTGTCCTCAATGTGTTGGCAAAAAG GCTAGACAGGAACAAGGTCATGTGAAATCTGCTTCAGGTAGCAGCCCTCCGGATGAAAAG GATATTGACATTATTGTGACTTATACCGACACTTCTGGATCTGTTCGAATTAGGACTGTGAAATCTAGGGATCTATCAGCTTCCTGGATCTGGAGAAGTCCGACAGATGAAAACACTGACCATCAGAATAGTTCCCAG GCACTAGAAGAGTCATTTCAAACTGATGTGAGATTTGGAGATAATGTTGAGCATTCCACTGCCAGTCATCTTTTGGGACGTGAAATGCCACAGCCACAAACATCTACCATGAACCCAGTGAAGCTTAAGCGTCGG TTGTTACGGCAGCAGAGGAGGGATCTTCGTACTGCGGAGCTAATTCGACAAGATAAAGAGATTGATAACCAGTTGCAAGCAGCTGCTATTAAACGAGCTAGAGAGCTTGACACCACTGTCAAGGGTAGGTACAGTATATGGAGAATAGAATATCAGAACCCTAACTCTGATTCAACCTTGAAACTTATGCGCGATCAGATCATCATGGCGAAAGCTTATGCAAGTATTGCGAAAGCTAATAATGAAACTGGTCTATATGACTCTCTTATGCAAAGTTCCAGGGAAAGTCAACATGCCATTGGAGATGCACGTTCTGATGCTGAGCTTCAGCCGAG TGCTCTTGATCGTGCAAAAGCAATGGGCCACACCCTGTCAATAGCCAAGGACCAACTATATGACTGTCTCATAGTAGCAAGGAAGTTAAGGGCCATGCTTCAATCTACTGAAGCGAATGTAAATTTGCTGAGGAAGAAGAGTGCATTCTTAATCCAGCTAGCTGCAAAAATAGTCCCTAAACCCTTGCATTGTCTTCCTCTACAGCTTACAACAGACTATTACCTTCAGGGTTTTCAAAACAGTGGCTTTCCCAACAAAGATAAACTAGAAGATACTTCTCTCTTCCATTATGCTATTTTTTCTGATAATGTTCTTGCTACATCTGTGGTTGTCAATTCTACTTTGGTACATGCAAAGGAACCCGAAAAGCATGTATTCCATATTGTAACGGATAAACTGAATTTTGCGGCCATGAAAATGTGGTTTCTAGTCAACCCTCCTGTGGGAGCAGCCATCCAAGTTGAGAATGTTGATGATTTCACATGGCTAAATTCCTCTTACTGTCCTGTGCTACGGCAACTGGAATCTGCTCGAATGAAAGAATATTACTTTAAGGCAAATCAAGCATCTTCCCTGTCTGTTGGATCTGACAATCTCAAATATAGgaatccaaaatatttgtccatgCTGAATCACCTTAGATTTTACCTTCCTGAAGTTTACCCAAAGCTGGATAAAATCCTGTTTTTGGATGATGATATTGTAGTTCGGAAGGATCTGACACCTCTTTGGTCTGTAAATCTGAGAGGGATGGTGAACGGTGCAGTTGAGACCTGTAAGGAGAGTTTTCACAGATTTGACAAGTATCTAAACTTTACCAATCCAAAGATCTCTGAGAATTTTCATCCAAATTCTTGTGGCTGGGCGTTTGGAATGAATGTTTTTGACTTGAAGGAGTGGAGGAAGCAAGACATTACAGGAATATATCATCATTGGCAAGACCTG AATGAGGATAGAACTCTTTGGAAACTTGGGACATTGCCTCCTGGACTGATAACTTTCTATAACCTGACTTATCCACTAGAGCGGAGCTGGCATGCGTTGGGTCTTGGCTACGATCCTGCCCTTAATCAAACAGCAATAGAGAATGCAGCTGTGGTGCATTACAATGGAAACTACAAGCCGTGGTTGGATCTAGCTATCACTAAGTACAAGTCATACTGGTCTAGATATGTTATGTTTGATAATTCTTATCTTCAACTTTGCAACATTAGTGGATAA